One window of Triticum dicoccoides isolate Atlit2015 ecotype Zavitan chromosome 5A, WEW_v2.0, whole genome shotgun sequence genomic DNA carries:
- the LOC119300685 gene encoding uncharacterized protein LOC119300685, whose product MAQREKSSVAVASLSSSAPTAVPSGERWGAAIGNLGELGANVESLQKLLARKAVFVDDDVFSKASLASEQARSIKILDQRVQSLERELDAAISAAARARTEKRQAEAAQRAAELHAQEVTKELENTARVFQLHMEELRAKQEEIAKRDSDIKVLEAIIQTLSSKDDGGSSE is encoded by the exons ATGGCGCAGAGGGAGAAATCGTCCGTCGCGGTCGCCTCCCTGTCGTCCTCGGCGCCAACCGCCGTGCCCTCGGGCGAGCGGTGGGGCGCCGCGATCGGCAACCTGGGAGAGCTGGGCGCCAACGTCGAGTCGCTGCAGAAGCTGCTCGCCCGGAAGGCCGTCTTCGTCGACGACGACGTCTTCTCCAAGGCCTCCCTCGCCTCCGAACAGGCCCGCTCCATCAAG ATTCTTGACCAGAGGGTGCAGTCTCTGGAACGTGAACTGGACGCTGCCATTTCTGCAGCTGCTCGAGCCCGTACAGAAAAACGCCAGGCTGAAGCTGCTCAACGAGCTGCAGAGCTGCATGCACAGGAAGTCACGAAGGAGCTGGAGAACACCGCAA GAGTTTTCCAGCTGCACATGGAAGAGCTGCGGGCAAAACAAGAGGAGATCGCCAAGAGAGATAGTGATATCAAGGTGTTGGAAGCAATAATACAAACCCTGAGTAGCAAAGATGATGGCGGATCCAGCGAGTAA